In one Andrena cerasifolii isolate SP2316 chromosome 2, iyAndCera1_principal, whole genome shotgun sequence genomic region, the following are encoded:
- the LOC143378915 gene encoding podocan-like protein 1, whose translation MKQLLRTVAVLITLLSPAFVNTVPIEPNGNEDNLDACGNYSLTLQLPNSRVIEKYFISSPIIRCLTLEHGGIQRVENGAFDQMPNLSYLNLQGNSISASNLFSFGNLSSVRELILSSQTGGYYSQQVEVNGVYPQLQYLDLKKIGMSGIHYGVWEHCFPELTRLDLSINKLTRFAAIRPWAEKLMHLYMNDNQLSQVSLRGYSGLKSLALENNQISSISMNGLDLDGLTNLENLSVANNRISVISAGAFDDTGSLRYLNISKNLLSSIRSDIFRSLYSLEVLALDQNTFETVPIAVPLNITTLSMNCNRIKYITTNSLYNLPHLRTLSLAGNMIANVHVDAFQNQEMLEELYLYNNELSYLPDGWGRTITNLRYLDLSGNAFTLLESAVHSTIPSLQQLYFERNPLKYINANTFATISKYVTVYLDSQSDRTIVKCERSSSYQTTTNRVPTALNNTITTD comes from the coding sequence ATGAAACAGCTACTTCGTACCGTGGCAGTATTAATTACCTTACTGTCACCCGCATTCGTAAATACCGTTCCCATCGAGCCTAATGGGAACGAAGACAATCTGGATGCCTGCGGCAATTACAGCCTGACTTTGCAGTTGCCGAACTCCAGAGTGATCGAGAAGTATTTCATTTCCTCCCCCATCATAAGATGCTTAACCCTCGAGCATGGCGGGATTCAGAGGGTGGAGAATGGTGCTTTCGACCAGATGCCAAATCTGTCGTACCTGAATCTCCAAGGAAACAGTATTTCTGCGAGCAATTTGTTCTCTTTCGGTAATCTGTCAAGTGTGAGGGAGTTGATTCTCAGCAGTCAAACCGGGGGGTACTACAGCCAACAGGTAGAAGTCAATGGCGTGTATCCGCAacttcaatatttggatttaaagaaaatCGGCATGTCCGGGATACACTATGGCGTATGGGAACATTGTTTCCCAGAACTGACGCGCCTCGATCTCTCGATAAATAAACTTACACGCTTCGCTGCTATACGCCCTTGGGCTGAGAAGCTAATGCATCTGTATATGAACGACAATCAACTTTCGCAGGTCTCGTTAAGAGGATATTCTGGCTTAAAGTCTTTAGCGTTAGAGAACAATCAGATCTCATCCATAAGCATGAATGGCTTGGATCTGGATGGTTTAACTAATTTGGAAAACCTTTCGGTAGCGAATAATCGAATCAGTGTTATAAGCGCAGGAGCATTCGATGACACCGGCAGTCTTCGATACTTGAACATTTCCAAGAACTTACTGTCGAGCATCCGGTCCGATATTTTTAGGAGCCTGTACTCTCTGGAGGTTCTTGCATTGGACCAGAATACCTTCGAAACTGTGCCTATAGCGGTGCCCCTTAATATAACGACCCTGTCGATGAACTGCAATCGCATTAAATATATAACGACTAACTCCCTGTACAACTTGCCACACTTGAGAACGCTGTCTCTCGCGGGGAATATGATCGCGAACGTTCACGTGGATGCGTTCCAAAATCAAGAAATGCTAGAGGAACTGTATCTGTACAATAATGAATTAAGTTACTTGCCAGACGGTTGGGGTCGGACCATCACGAATCTTCGCTACCTGGACTTGTCAGGCAACGCATTTACATTGTTAGAATCAGCGGTCCACTCCACTATTCCGTCTTTACAGCAACTTTATTTCGAGCGCAATCCCCTTAAGTATATCAACGCAAATACGTTCGCAACGATTTCGAAGTATGTAACTGTGTATCTGGACAGTCAGTCGGATCGCACTATCGTAAAGTGTGAGCGTAGTTCGTCATACCAAACAACTACGAACCGGGTGCCTACTGCccttaataatacaattactaCCGACTAA